The proteins below come from a single Mya arenaria isolate MELC-2E11 chromosome 8, ASM2691426v1 genomic window:
- the LOC128242234 gene encoding uncharacterized protein LOC128242234, with product MYYFMGHKICKTTFIFAHATSYCSLQRMAKSLDSEGIKPRIHGNKHKAPANALSFTDRSRLKTFIENYATDNALPLPGRLPHCPNQTVLLLPSDVNISEIHEIYQESAVETGYRQVCLKTFRNIWNELCPHIALAKPTTDLCFKCQKFGVKLGKSGQLSDEDKNELVSEYEAHLSTAKKQREQYKELTAASKDVHSSEILSQGAEPCSQDVHYHYSWDFAQQVHYPHHAQQVGPIYFATPRKCQVFGMCAEGSGKQTFYLVDEAELPGKGSDSVVSMAHHYFQHFGVGEKHAEVHFDNAVGQNKNHTVLWYAMWRVMTGLHESVTLNTMLAGHTKFAPDCHFGIWKVKWRCCNAENLQEIAHTVSASSKSGHNIPQLVNDPQQPVTFHSWKSFLNTYFKTLKNITKYHHFHVSKQKPGVVVCKEFVDSSESEFNLLRMNPECGILPELKHAPCLDAARQWYLHDSIGPFFRSESSRSAVCPKPTMGKVKVDIGKNDTPKGSKRKHSLLC from the exons ATGTATTATTTTATGGGACACAAAATCTGTAAAACcacatttatttttgcacaTGCAACATCTTACTGCAGTTTGCAAAGAATGGCAAAATCACTGGATTCTGAGGGGATAAAGCCCAGAATTCATGGGAATAAGCACAAGGCCCCAGCTAACGCCCTTAGCTTTACAGACCGAAGCAGGTTGAAAACCTTTATTGAAAATTATGCAACAGACAATGCTTTGCCATTGCCAGGTCGGCTCCCTCATTGCCCAAATCAGACTGTTCTTTTATTGCCATCTGATGTTAACATTTCtgaaattcatgaaatatatcaggAAAGTGCTGTTGAGACTGGCTATAGACAAGTGTGTCTTAAAACATTTCGAAACATTTGGAATGAACTTTGCCCTCACATAGCCTTGGCAAAGCCAACGACAGACCTTtgttttaaatgccaaaaattTGGTGTAAAATTGGGAAAGTCGGGTCAGCTAAGTGATGAAGATAAAAATGAACTTGTAAGTGAGTACGAGGCTCATCTAAGCACTGCAAAAAAACAAAGAGAGCAGTACAAGGAGTTAACTGCTGCAAGCAAAGATGTTCATAGCAGTGAAATTCTTTCACAAG GTGCTGAACCATGTAGCCAAGATGTGCACTACCACTACTCATGGGACTTTGCCCAGCAAGTTCACTATCCACATCATGCACAACAAGTTGGGCCGATATATTTCGCCACCCCACGAAAGTGCCAAGTGTTTGGCATGTGCGCCGAAGGTTCAG gAAAGCAGACATTTTATCTTGTGGACGAGGCCGAATTGCCAGGGAAAGGAAGCGACAGTGTCGTGAGCATGGCCCACCACTACTTTCAGCACTTTGGCGTTGGTGAAAAACATGCTGAG GTTCATTTTGATAATGCCGTTGGCCAAAACAAGAACCACACTGTGCTTTGGTATGCCATGTGGCGTGTTATGACAG GACTGCATGAGAGTGTAACACTAAACACTATGTTGGCTGGGCACACCAAATTTGCTCCTGACTGTCACTTCGGCATCTGGAAGGTCAAGTGGCGATGCTGTAATGCCGAGAATCTTCAAGAAATTGCCCACACAGTATCCGCCTCTTCAAAGTCTGGCCACAACATCCCACAGCTGGTTAATGACCCTCAGCAGCCAGTGACATTTCACAGTTGGAAATCATTCCTAAATACGTATTTCAAAACTCTAAAGAATATCACCAAATACCACCATTTCCATGTATCAAAACAGAAACCAGGAGTTGTAGTTTGCAAAGAGTTTGTAGATTCATCAGAAAGTGAATTTAATCTTTTGAGGATGAATCCAGAATGTGGTATTTTGCCTGAACTAAAGCACGCACCGTGCCTAGATGCTGCACGTCAATGGTACCTTCACGATTCTATAGGTCCATTCTTTAGATCTGAGTCATCAAGATCTGCAGTATGCCCTAAACCAACTATGGGGAAAGTCAAAGTTGATATTGGCAAAAATGACACACCGAAAGGCAGTAAACGCAAACATAGCCTTCTGTGTTAA